In Pseudomonas flavescens, the sequence TTCCTCGTCGAGGTCGGCGCTGAGCAGGCTCAGTTGCTGCTGGCGATTGCGGGTTTCGCTTTCCAGGCGCTGCCATTCGCCTTGTTGCGGCAGGCCATAGCCGCCCTCGAGCAGTTCCGCCGGGCGACTGAGAAAGCCGGTGCCGGCGAGGATCTGCTCCAGCGCGTCGCCGGCCTTGTCCAGGTTCGGGTCCTTGGCGGCTCGGCCGGTCAGGTAGCGCTGCTTGAGTTCGTCCTGGGAGAGCAGCAACTGACGGCGCATCGCGGCCTGCTCGAGCAGCAGCATGGCAGCACTGGCGCGCAGGTCTGCCTGTTCGAACCACTGACGACGTTCGCTGGACGGCTGCTCCAGCCAGTCCTCGACGCGCTGTTCACGGATCGGCAGGCGTTGCTGCAATACCTTGAACATGGCCTGGTAGCGGTCGCGGAACGAGTCGAAGCGGTAGCCCAGGCGCAGCGCTTCACGGGAGTCCTCGAGCATGCTGCTGTCGGCCAGGCCGCGTGCCTCGAGCACTTCCAGCAGGCCGATGGGGGTGATGCTGTCGAGATCCTGCAGGCGCGGCAGATCGGTACCGCTACGCAGCAGCTTGAGGGTCTCCACTGCGCAGTTGTTGGAGACGAAGAAGTAGTCGCCGTCGTAACTCCAGTGTTGCTCGACGGCGCGGGCGACCAGTTGCTCGAGGCGTTCGCGGGGCAAGGTCAGCGGCACTGAGGCCAGGCTGCGCAGTTCGACCTTGGTGTACTCCTCGATCACCTGGGCCAGGGGCAGCACGAACAGGCGCGATGGGTAGGCGCCGGTGAGGCCGTCCCAGCTCGACAACTGGACGTCACCGACGAAGGCGCGGTAGGACAGCACCAGGTGCTGGTCGAGATCGAGTCGGCAGTCCGGCCCGCGCGGGCGGCCCGGTGCGCAGATCACCAGGCGCAACATGCTGTGGCCCCAGCGGCTGGCCATGTTCTGGTTGGCTTCGGCGAGCAGATAATCCACCTCGTAGACCCGCTCGGGATCGAGGTTGGCCAGCGCCTGCTTGTCGAAATCGCGGCCTGCATTGAGGTAGGCGTAGCCAGTACCGCAAGGCGCGGCGTTAGCCGGTGACCAGCCGAAATGCTCGCTGAACAGGCGCGCCAGGGAAGGGCGGCGACAGGCATATTCGGGGTCGAGGAGAAAGTACTCCATGTTCACCGCGACGAACTCGCGGGCATTGCTCAGTTCGTAGATGTCCGGGCTGCGTGCCACCTGGCCATTGCGCTGGTCGCGTTCACCCCGGGTGCCGACGCGCTGTGGCCAGCCGGCCAGTTCGAGCAGGCGTGGATCGTCGCTGAGGGTGAAGCGGCGCTCGGTCTGGCCACGGCATTCAGCCGGCAGACCGACCGCACCCAGGCTGTGGTTCTGGCGCTGGCAGCGTTGCAGCAGCCTGCGCTGCTCGGCGCCCCAAAAAGCACCGCGATCATAGAGGTGTGTCACTTCATGGAGCACGGTTGCCAGCAATTCGCGGCGCACGGTGCCATGGGGGCGTCCGGTGGCGGCATTCGCTGCGCTGCCGTCGGTGAGAGCGGGCAGGAGGCTGGCATTGAGTTCGACACCGCTGAGGCGCCCGGCGCGACCATAGATTCGCTCGGGCAGTGCGACCCAGCGCACTTTGACGTCACGATCGAGTGCCTCGCGCAGCCGTGCAGGCATGGCCTCCACGGCTTCGTCGAGCAGCGTCTGACTGGCCCGGCGTTCGGCGCTGTTCAGCTGGTTGTCATCCAGCGTCAGTTTGAGCTGGGCGTGACTGGCCGTGCTGACCAGCAAGGCCAGCATCAGAAACCAGCCACGGGGGGCTATCACAGGGCGAGAATGGCTTCGGCCAGTACCTGATCGGAGGCGTTCTGCGCTTCGGGGACCTGGCTGCGCAGGGCGCCGAAGGCGGCTTCCAGCTGGGCACCGCGGATGTCGCCCTGGCTGGCTACGAAGCTGGCGGCGTCGTCACGCGCTTCGACCACCACTTTCATGTCGCGGACCGACGTGGTGGTGTCCGAGGTGAAGTCGATGGTGCGGTCGAGGGCGCGGACGATGATATTGCTGGTGGCCACCAGGGTCTGGGCCTGAACGGCGCCGGCGAACAGGGCAAGGGATGCAGCGGCGGCGAACAACGGACGCTTCATGAACGGTCTCCGAGAGTGGGTGAGAATGAAATTGGAATGGCAGGTTGGACGAGGAACACCTGCCGCAGTTCCAGCGATGACAGCTGTTCAAAGCGCGAGGATGGCCTGCGCCAGTTGGCCGTCGTCGGCTTGCAGGGTCGGCAGGCGGCCGCGGATGTGCTGCAGGGCGGCTTCCAGATGCGCACCACGCAGGGTGCCCTGGCTGGCGACGAAGCTGGCAGCGTCGTCTTTGGCGGCCAGAACGACCTTGTTGTCGACGACCGAGGAGGTCGCGTCCGAGGTGCCTTCGATACTGGCAGCCAGGGCATTGACCAGCGTATCGGTCGTCACCAGAAAGCTGCTGGCAGAGGCGCCAGCGGCCAGGCTGAACAGGCTGAAGAACGCGAGGGTGCGGGCGATTGGCATGGTCTGGGCTCTACGGTTCACTGAAAGGGCGCATTCTAACCGCTCTGCATCGAACCGTTGAAAAAGACCTGCACAGTTTGTGTACGAGCGCCTGCAGCCCCTTGAACGACAAAACCCCGCAGGCGCTGCATGCCGGCGGGGTTTTGCGGGAGAAGCTCAACGGTCGCGATCAACGCCAGAACGGTTTGCTCAGTTCGGCGTAACGCTGGCTTTCGCTGATGCCGGCATCGGCCAGCAGGCGAGTGTCGAGGCGCGCCAGTTGGCGACGGCTGACGATGCGACGCTGCCACAGGAGCAGAGTAGCGAGGAAATTCAGCGGCAGGCTGGTGGCAGATTTGGACGAGTTGTCGACGAGCAGATCGGAACTGAGGGTACGTTCCATGGTGTGCATCCTTCCGCTTTTGGCGGGGTTGGTAAGTTCTGGTGCCTATTTTCGTCCTCGCGTGGGGTTAGCAGTAGTCACAGCTGAAGTAAATAAGCAGCGTACTAGATAGGTTGCTTTGTAACTGTTGCGTCGATTTAGAGCGCAACTGTACCGGTGTTTGTGGATTTGCCGTGACTCGGCAAGTTTGGCAGTTTTTTGACCTGTAAATCGTTAGATTTTCAGTGATAAGGGACGGGTACAGTTTGAATTGTGCGCTGTCGTTGCTTAGCTCATTATTTTTATTTTTGCTTCGCCGAGCCGCTGATGCTCTGGGCTGTGTTTGTTGGCAGAGCATGTGCAAGGAATTGTGGTTATGCGAAAGAAAAGGCGGGGCATTCCCCGCCTCTCTCGTCGGTCGATCAATCGACGGCCTTGAGCATGTCTTCGATGACCTTCTTGGCGTCGCCGAATACCATCATGGTCTTGTCCAGATAGAACAGTTCGTTGTCCAGGCCGGCGTAGCCGCTGGCCATCGAGCGCTTGTTGACGATGATGGTCTTGGCCTTGAAGGCTTCGAGGATCGGCATGCCGGCGATGGGCGATTTGGGGTCGTTCTTCGCTGCCGGATTGACCACGTCGTTGGCACCGAGCACCAGCACCACATCCGCCTGACCGAACTCGGCATTGATGTCTTCCATCTCGAACACCTGGTCGTACGGCACTTCGGCTTCTGCCAGCAATACGTTCATGTGCCCTGGCATGCGTCCGGCTACCGGATGGATGGCGTATTTGACCGTAACGCCCTTGTGCGCGAGTTTTTCGGTCAACTCCTTCAGGGCATGCTGTGCGCGGGCCACGGCCAGGCCGTAGCCGGGAACGATGATCACGCTGTCGGCATTGCCGAGCAGGAAGGCGGCATCGTCGGCCGAGCCCGATTTCACGGGCCGCTGCTCGCCGCTACCCGCTGCCGGGCCGGCATCCGTGGCGCCACCGAAGCCGCCGAGAATGACGTTGAAGAACGAGCGATTCATCGCCTTGCACATGATGTACGAGAGGATCGCGCCGCTCGAGCCGACCAGGCTGCCTGCGATGATCAGCATCGAGTTGTTCAGCGAGAAACCGATGCCGGCCGCCGCCCAGCCCGAGTAGCTGTTGAGCATCGACACCACCACCGGCATGTCGGCGCCGCCAATCGGGATGATGATCAGCACGCCGATGATGAAGGCCAGGGCCACCAGCACGGCGAACGCGGTCAGATTACCGGTGAAGGTGAAGTACAGGCCGAGCGCGAGGATCGCCAGGCCAACAGCCAGGTTGATCAGGTGCTGACCGGCGAACTGTACCGGCGCACCCTGAAACAGACGGAACTTGTACTTGCCAGACAGTTTGCCGAAGGCGATCACCGAGCCGGAGAAGGTGATGGCGCCAATCGCTGCGCCAAGGAACAGCTCCAGGCGATTGCCATGGGGAATCGGGTCGCTGATCGCTGCGACGATACCCAGGGACTGTGGCTCGACCACTGCGGCGATGGCGATGAACACGGCGGCCAGGCCGATCATGCTGTGCATGAAGGCGACCAGTTCCGGCATCTTGGTCATCTCCACGCGCTTGGCCATGATCGAACCTGCGGTGCCGCCGACCAGCAGGCCGACGATCACGTAGCCGATGCCCTGCACGGCCAGTTCACTGCCGAGTTTGTAGATAAGGCCGAGGGTGGTGAGCACGGCGATGCTCATGCCGATCATGCCGAAGGCGTTACCGCGCCGCGAGGTGGTCGGGTGCGACAGGCCCTTGAGCGCCTGGATGAAGCACACCGAGGCCACGAGGTAGAGGAGGGTGATCAGGTTCATGCTCATCGATTACTTCTCCACCGGGGCTTTCGGGGCCTTCTTCTTGAACATTTCCAGCATTCGCCGAGTGACCAGAAAGCCACCGAAGACGTTGACCGCCGCGAGGGCCACGGCCAGGGTGCCCATGGTCTTGCCCAGGGGGGTGACGGTCAGTGCGGCGGCGAGCATGGCGCCGACGATGACGATGGCGGAAATCGCGTTGGTCACGGCCATCAGCGGGGTGTGCAGGGCCGGGGTGACGTTCCATACCACGTGGTAGCCGACATAGATGGCCAGCACGAAGATGATCAGGTTGTAGATGCCGTCGGAAATCAGATCCATCGGAGTGATCCTTTTTGTAGTGATTGACCCTCTCCATGAGGAGAGGGAGGCCATCATTTATTGATGCGCACGATCTCGCCGTCTTTGCACATCAGGCAGGCAGCGACGATGTCGTCTTCCAGGTTGAGGTGGAAGGCGCCTTTCTCGTCGATCACCAGCTTGAGAAAGTCGAGCAGGTTGCGGGCATACAGCGCCGAGGCATCGGCGGCGACCAGGGCCGGCAGATTGCCGTGGCCGACCAGGGTTACGCCGTGCTTGATCACCACCTTGTCCAGTTCCGTCAGGGGGCAGTTGCCGCCCTGAATGGCAGCCAGATCGATGACGACCGAGCCCGGTTTCATTTCGGCGACGGTGGCTTCGTGCAAAAGCGTGGGCGCCTTGCGGCCTGGAATCAGCGCCGTGGTGATGACGATGTCGGCCTGTTTGGCCCGTTCGTGCACGGCCCTGGCCTGGCGCTCCATCCACGAGGCAGGCATCGGGCGGGCGTAACCGCCGACGCCTTCGGCGCATTCGCGCTCCTCATCGGTCTCGAACGGCACGTCGACGAACTTGGCACCCAGGGATTCGATCTGCTCCTTCACCGCAGGACGCACATCGGAAGCCTCGATCACCGCGCCCAGTCGTTTGGCCGTGGCGATCGCCTGCAGGCCGGCGACCCCGGCACCTAGGATCAGCACTCGAGCGGCTTTCACCGTACCGGCGGCAGTCATCAGCATCGGCATGAAGCGCGGGTAGTGGTTGGCTGCCAGCATCACCGCCTTGTAGCCGGCGATGTTGGCCTGGGACGACAGCACGTCCAGGCTCTGGGCACGGGAGGTACGCGGCGCCGCCTCCAGAGCGAAGGCGGTGATGCCGCGCGCGTTCATGCGCTCGATGGTCTCGACGCTGAACGGGTTGAGCATGCCGACCAGCACGGTGCCGGGCTGCATGCGCGCCAGCTCGGTGTCGTCCGGCGCTACCACCTTGAGGATCAGGGCTGCGTTGAATGCTGCCGTGGCATCGCCAATGCTCGCACCCGCCGCTTCATAGGCGCTGTCGGTAATGCTGGCTGCGATGCCGGCACCGCTTTGAACGGTGACCTGATGGCCCTGGCCTATCAGCTTCTTGATGGTTTCCGGCGTCGCGGCAACCCGCGTTTCGCCTGCATGGGTTTCGAGAGGAACACCAATGTGCACGCTTGCATCTCCTGCGATCGTTGCAGATTCACCCGGGGGCGACGGAGGTACGGTATCGACTAAAGTCGATAGCCCGCATTCTGCAAAGGAAGAGGATCAGTAAGCAATATTCATGGAGCGTTTATTTGTCATGACTACAAGTTATCGGAGATATTGTTATTTTTCATGCGGAATTATTCGGATAAATAATCGAATTATGTAGGCAATGTCTGAGAATAAGGCGTTATCAGGAATAAATGTCTGAAAATATGATAGTGAGCTAACGGCGAGCCTGCGACGCGGTGTCACACCGTTCAATATCATTTACGGGGCATTGAACAGGTTTTTAGGTCGTTATGTAGCGTTATTGTGTTTTAGCTACAAGGTGCGGAGGCCCTATTGCTGGGCATTGGAGCCTGAGTGTCGCTTCGCTCGCCGTCAGGCCACGGGGGTATTGAGGGGGGGCTTGCCAAAGTCGATGGGGGATATGAACGGGAGCAGGCTTAAAGCTGTGCATGAGGCGTGCAGCCGAATGGCACGCCTGCGGGGTGATCGCTAACGTCGCCCGGGTTGAACGAAGCGATGCCCGGGCGCAGTCCTGGCCCGATCAGCCCGTACGCCAGGTGATTTCCTGCACGCCGTCGGCGCTGATGCGCAGCCACTGATCGGCCTGCTCATCGCTTTCTTCCTCTTCCCAACTGCCAGGTGCGCAGCGGATTTCCACGGCCAGTGCGGCGTAGGCCGCCTGGGCGCAGGCCAGGTCATCCTGCCATGGCGTGGCGTCGCTCTCCAGGTACAGACTGTGCCATTTGCCCACGGCCTTGGGCAGCCAGGTCACCGGGACTTCGCCGGCGCGGCACTGGAAGGTCTGACCTTTCTGTTGCCACTCGGAGCAGGGGCCCAGGGCCTGTGTCAGCCAGGCGGCGATGGCCTGGTGATCGGCGTCCTTGAGGTATATCTCGATATCCGGTTGGCGCATTTTCATCCTCATCTCGATCTGCTGCGCGTCGACCCTGCCGCGTTGAAAGCAGACTCGGAAGTCGTTTGCGACTAACGCACTTCAGTGCGGCCCCGAAGGGGCGAACGAAGTGAGTCATGCTCATGTACAAAAGTACACTCCGCTTCCTCGTCTGTTTTTGCGGGGCCGCCTAGGCATTGTAGGGCTCCAGCTCGCAAGATCGTGCACAGGTTTTTAGGGGGCGTCACGCTCGATCCAATCGTAGCGGATGGCGACGGTCACTTCGAAGCTTTCGGCAATCACCGCAGCGCGGCGTTCCGCGCTGGCGCGCCAGCCATGGGGTGTCATCGCCAGGAGGTCGGCCCGCGCCTCTGGCGTGGCGAGCAGCAGCGGGAAGCTCAGGGTTTCGCTGTGCGCCAGGTGCATGCCCGGCGGGATCAGCTCGAGGTGTTTCTGGTCATCGTAGTCGCGCACCTCATCGTAGAGCTGCTGACGAAGCTCTATCAGGTGGTCGCGAGTCGGCCCCATGCGCAGCAGGCCGCCACCGGGGGCGAGCAGGCGTTTGGCCTCCTGCCAGTCCAGTGGGCTGAATACGCTGGCCAGCAACTGACAGCTGGCGTCGGCCAGCGGCACGCGGGCCATGCTGGCGATCAACCAGCTCAACTGGGGGGCACGCTTGCAGGCACGCTTCACCGCTTCACGGGAGATATCCAGGGCATAACCATCCGCCTCTGGCAGCGCCTCGGCGATCTGCGCGGTGTAATAACCTTCGCCGCAACCGATATCCAGCCACTGCTGCGGGCCGTAACCGGCTGCCAGCTGTGCCAGTCTGGCGGCCAGCGGCGCGTAGTGACCGCCATCGAGAAAGCGTCGGCGTGCCTCGACCATGGCGGCATTGTCGCCCGGGTCACGGCTGTTCTTGTGCTGTACCGGCAGCAGGTTGAGGTAACCCTGGCGCGCACGGTCGAAGCGGTGGTTGGCCGGGCAGGCCACGCCGTTGTCGACGGCCTGCAGCGGCGCCTGGCAGATCGGGCAACTGAGCATCAGGCGAGCAGCTTGACCAGAGTCTGGTAGTAGATCTCGGTGAGTACATCGAGATCGCTGGCCAGTACCCGTTCATTGACCTGGTGAATGGTCGCGTTGACCGGGCCGAGCTCGACCACCTGGGTGCCCAGGGTGGCGATGAAGCGCCCATCGGACGTGCCGCCGCTGGTGCTTGGCGTGGTTTCGCGACCGGTCACGCTACGGATGCTGGCGCTGACCGCATCGAGCAGGGCGCCGGGCTCGGTGAGGAATGGCAGGCCCGACAGCGCCCATTCGATGTGATAGTCCAGGCCGTGCTTGTCGAAGATGGCGTTGACCCGTTGCTGCAGGCCTTCGACGGGCGATTCGGTGGAGAAACGGAAGTTGAACACCGCGCTCAGCTCGCCAGGAATGACGTTGGTCGCACCGGTGCCGGCATTCAGATTGGAAACCTGGAAACTGGTCGGCGGGAAGAACGCATTGCCGTCGTCCCAGTGCTCGGCGGCCAGTTCGGCCAGGGCCGGGGCGGCCAGGTGAATCGGGTTCTTCGCCAGGTGCGGGTAGGCCACGTGGCCCTGGATCCCGCGTACGGTGAGGGTCGCCCCCAGGGAGCCACGGCGGCCGTTCTTCACCACGTCGCCGACCAGCGACGTGCTCGACGGTTCGCCAACGATGCACCAGTCGAGGCGCTCGTTGCGCGCGGCCAGTCGCTCGACCACGGCCTTGGTGCCATGGTGGGCGGGGCCTTCTTCGTCGCTGGTGATCAGAAAGGTGATACGGCCCTTGTGGTTCGGGTGCTCGGCGACGAAGCGCTCGACGGCGATGATCATCGACGCCAGGCTGCCCTTCATGTCGGCGGCGCCACGGCCGCAGAGCATGCCCTGCTCGTCGATCAGCGCTTCGAACGGGCCGTGCTGCCAGGCCTGCACCGGGCCGGTGGGCACCACGTCGGTGTGGCCGGCGAAGCACAGCACCGGACCGTCCTGGCTGCCATGGCTCGCCCAGAAGTTGTCCACGTCCTCGATGCGCATCGCTTCGATGGCAAAACCCAGGGCCGCGAGACGACGCATCATCAGCTCCTGGCAGCCTTCATCCAGTGGCGTGACGGATGGCCGGCGAATCAGATCGCAGGCGAGCTCGAGGGTGGGGGACAGGGCCGTCATGGGAACTCCGGTAAAGTAATGCTCGTAAAGCAGTGCAGGGCGGGAAGGGCGCATAGCTTAAAGCAAAACGCGCCTGCCTCGTAGGCGTTCGGCCTTTTCGCGCAGGATGTAAAGGCTCCAGGGTGTTCGTGCGGTTGCCGCTCACCAGCCCGAAAAAGAAAACGGCGGCCAATTGGCCGCCGTCGTCGTGTCGCTCACCGGTATCAGGCGTTTTCGGCCTCGCTCTGCACCACGGGAATCTCCAGCGGTTTGGGCTGCGAGGAAAGCAGTGCCATGATCAGCGCGGCCAGGTAAGGCAACGACTGCACCAGCAGCATGACCACCCAGAACTTCACGTCGTAGCTGGGCAGGCCCTGAACGATGGCGATACCCAGCGCGCCGCCCCACAGCAGGAGCATGATGAAGACTTCTTCGCGAGCTTCCGCAAGGGCCACCATCAGGCCATGGCTGGAGCGCATCTTCGGCGTACGGAAGAACGGGATGCTCTTGGTGAAGGCCCCGTACAGCACCGCCTTGGCGATGGTGTGCGACAGCGCCAGCCCGGCCACCGCCGCGCAGGCCGCATCCTTGAGGTTGACCCCCACTGCCCGCTGATACAGGAAGATGATCTTGCCGACCTTGAACAGGAACAGGGCCAGGGGCGGAATCGCGAAGATCAGCAGCGGTGGGTCGACCCGTTGCGGCACGATGATCATCGCTGCCGACCAGAGCAGGGCGCCAGCGGTGAAGAAGATGTTCAGGCCATCGGCTACCCACGGCAGCCAGCCCGCGACGAAGTGATAACGCTGGCCGCGTTTGAGTTCGCTGCCTTTGCCAGCAAGCAGTTCGCGGGCGTGCCCCTTCATGATCTGAATGGCGCCGTAGGCCCAGCGGAAGCGCTGCTTCTTGTAGTCGATGAAGGTATCCGGCATCAGCCCCTTGCCGAAGCTGTCATGGGCATAGGCGGCCGAATAGCCTTTCTCGAACACGCGCAGGCCGAGCTCGGCGTCTTCGCAGATGGTCCAGTCGGCCCACTTCAGCTCGTCCATCACGGTGCGGCGGATCATGGTCATGGTGCCGTGCTGGATGATCGCGTTGCGGTCGTTGCGGGTCACCATGCCGATGTGGAAGAAGCCCTTGTACTCGGCGTAGCAGAGCTTCTTGAAGGTGCTTTCCTCACCGTCGCGATAGTCCTGCGGCGATTGCACCACGGCGATCGACGGATCGGCGAAGTGCGGCACCATGTGCTTGAGCCAGTTGCGGTCGACGCAGTAGTCGGAGTCGATCACCGCCACCACTTCGGCATCCGGCGCGGTGTGCGGCAGGATGTAGTTCAGCGCGCCGCCCTTGAAACCATGCAGCGGCGCCACGTGGAAGAAGCGGAAGCGTGGGCCGAGCTCTTCGCAATAGTCGCGCACCGGCTCCCACACCGCGGGATCCTTGGTGTTGTTGTCGATGATCAGGACTTCGAAGTCCGGATAGTCGAGGTTGGCCAGGGCATCCAGGGTCTGTTTGACCATCTCCGGCGGCTCGTTGTAGCACGGCACGTGGATCGACACCTTGGGGCGGTAATCGCTGTCGCCGAGCACCGGCGTGAAGGGCCGCCGTCGTTGCGTCCACACCGTCTCGGCCAGTTCGTGGGCCTCGGTGAGCAGGACGATGAACACGCCGATGGCGCCAATGCCGAGCAGCAGCCCGACCAGCATGCTGAACCAGGTGCTGTACTGCTGGCTGTAGTCGTAGCCGATCCACACCAGTGCCGAGCCGCCAGCGAACGCGACGAAGGTCAGGAAGGTGCGCCCACGCTGGTGCAGGGCACTGCCGTCGATGAGCATCAAGGCCAGGGAAAGCAGCGCCATGACCACCGAGGCAACCGCCAGCAAGCGCCATTGCGGAATGGCCACGACCGGCCCTTCGAAGTTGAATTTGGGATTGCGGTCGAGGTTGTAGACGCCCCAGTAGGCGCCCACGGAACCTTCGTCACCGGCTTTCCACGGCTGGTCGAACGCCTCGATCACGAAGTAGTTGTAGCCCTGGGCGTTCAGCGTGGTGACCAGGGTCCGCAGGTAGATGGCCTGATCCGCCTGGGTCGCTTCGGCGCCACCGCGCACGCGGCCATTGCTCGGCCAGCCGACCTCGGAGAGCAGCAGTGGTTTTTTCGGGAACAGCTTCTTCAGGTCACGGGCGCGATCGAGGGTGAACTGCGTGGAATCCTGCATGCGCATGAATTCCCAATACGGCAGCACGTGGGCCGCGATCAGGTCCGCGTGGTCGGCCAGCTCCGGGTACTCCTCCCAGATGTGCCACTGCTCGGAGGTGGTGACCGGCACCTTGACCGCCGAGCGCACCCGATCCATGTAGGCGGTCAGCTGCTTGACGGTAACCTCGCGGCGGAACAACGCCTCGTTGCCGACCACTACGCGCACGACGCTGCGCGAGGTATTGGCGATCTCGATGGCCTTGGTGATTTCGCGCTCGTTGCGCTCCTCGTCAGGGCTGATCCACACCCCCAGCGTCACGCGCAGGCCGAACTCCTCGGCGAGCAGTGGAATTTTGTCCAGGGCATCATCCACCGAATAGGTTCGGATGCTGTCGGTCTGCTTGGAAAGCAGTTCGAGATCCGTGCGCATTTCCTGGTCGCTCGGGTAGACGCCCGTTTGCGGGTTCTGCCCCTGACGGAATGGTGAGTAGGAATAACCGGAAATCTGCTCGGGCCAGTCCGGCGCGGTGACCGGGCGGTTGTAGAGCGCCCAGATACCGGTGAACAGGGCGGCAATTGCCAGAAATACAACCAGATTGAGGACGAACTTGCGCGAAAGCATGCTGTGTCAGGTTCCGTAAGGTGGAACGGGGAGAAGACCGGCGAACGCCGATTGGCGCGCATGCTACTCCGTCGATGAATGACTGTATAGCACAGCCCTGAGTGCTTGCCTGAGCTGGCGTGTCAGCGTTTCCAGCGGCTCTTGGCGCTGCTGCGCGATGCCTGCCCGATGGTGCTTGGGATGAGCGCCCAGGCTACCTATAATGCGCGCCCACCAAGAGGAGCCCGCATGTCGTTCGATGAGCAACGTTTCGCCGGAATTGCCCGGTTGTATGGCCGTGAAGGCGCAGAGCGGCTGGCTGCTGCCCACGTGGCGGTGGTCGGTATCGGCGGCGTCGGCTCCTGGGTGGCCGAGGCGCTGGCGCGCTCCGGGGTGGGCGAGATTTCCCTGTTCGACCTGGATGATGTCTGCGTCAGCAACACCAACCGGCAGGCCCATGCCCTGCAGGGCCAGGTCGGCCGCGCCAAGGTCGAGGTGATGGCCGAGCGTCTGCGGGCCATCAACCCGGCCTGCGTGGTGCATGAGGTGGCCGACTTCGTGACCCGTGACACCATGGCCGATTACATCACCGTCGAGCTCGACGCGGTGGTCGACTGCATCGATAGCGTGGCAGCCAAGGCGGCGCTGATCGCCTGGTGCAAGCGCCGCAAGATCGCCATTGTCACCACCGGTGGTGCGGGGGGGCAGATCGATCCGAGTCAGGTTCAGGTCGGGGATCTGAACAAGACCTTCAATGATCCGCTGGCAGCCAAGGTGCGTTCTACGTTGCGCCGCGATTACGGCTTCTCCCGTACGCCGGGGCGCAACTACAGCGTACCCTGCGTGTTCTCAACCGAGCAGTTGCGTTACCCCGGCGCCGATGGTGGTATTTGCCTGAGCAAGGCCTTCGTCGGCGACGGCGTGAAGCTCGACTGCGCCGGTGGCTTCGGCGCGGTGATGATGGTGACCGCCACCTTCGGCATGGTCGCCGCCGCCCGTATCGTCGATCGCCTTGTCGCCGGAGCACGGCGGCCTTCCGAACGGCCCGTGGCGAACGCCTAAGTCGGCTCGATCAACTGGCGCATCTGGCGCACCACCGCGTTCATGCCATTGGCGCGCGAAGGTGAGAGCTGTCGGGACAGACCAAGGCTGTCGAACCACTCGGCGATATTCAGGCTTGCCAGTTCGTCGGCGCTCAAGCCATCGACGCGAGCCAGCAACACGGCCAGCAGGCCGCGGATGAGGCGGGCATCGCTGCTGGCGCGGAAGTGCCAATGGCCGTCGCGGATTTCGCCACTCAGCCACACCTGACTTTCACAGCCGTGCACACGATCGGCATCGCGCCGCTCGGTCAAGGGTTCCAGACGCTCGCCCCACTGCATCAGCAGGCGTGCACGCTGCTCCCAGCCGGAACATGCGCTGAACGCGTCGAAGGCTTCACGGGCATGGTCGGGCAGGCTCACCGCAGCAGCTCCAGCGCCTTGTCCAGCGCGGCGAAGAAGCGCTGCAGATCGCTTTCGTCGTTGTACAGGGCGAGGGACACGCGGATCGCGCCGTTCACCCCCAGCCGTTGCAGCAGCGGCATCGCGCAATGATGGCCGACCCGTACGGCGATGCCTTGCTCGGTGAGCAGGTGGGCAAGGTCGCCGCTGTGCACGCCGTCTACGGTAAAGCAGGCCAGCGCCGTTTCCGGCTCGCCGAGCAGGCGCAGGCCCGCGTAGCCGTGCAGGCCGGCCAGCAGCATGCGGTGCAACGCGGCTTCGTG encodes:
- a CDS encoding SufE family protein — encoded protein: MSLPDHAREAFDAFSACSGWEQRARLLMQWGERLEPLTERRDADRVHGCESQVWLSGEIRDGHWHFRASSDARLIRGLLAVLLARVDGLSADELASLNIAEWFDSLGLSRQLSPSRANGMNAVVRQMRQLIEPT
- the tcdA gene encoding tRNA cyclic N6-threonylcarbamoyladenosine(37) synthase TcdA, with product MSFDEQRFAGIARLYGREGAERLAAAHVAVVGIGGVGSWVAEALARSGVGEISLFDLDDVCVSNTNRQAHALQGQVGRAKVEVMAERLRAINPACVVHEVADFVTRDTMADYITVELDAVVDCIDSVAAKAALIAWCKRRKIAIVTTGGAGGQIDPSQVQVGDLNKTFNDPLAAKVRSTLRRDYGFSRTPGRNYSVPCVFSTEQLRYPGADGGICLSKAFVGDGVKLDCAGGFGAVMMVTATFGMVAAARIVDRLVAGARRPSERPVANA